The Actinomadura sp. WMMB 499 genome includes a window with the following:
- a CDS encoding TIGR03089 family protein, with amino-acid sequence MSESNAGPVELLRRRVADDPARPLVTFYDDRTGERVELSARTFDNWVAKTANFLVDGLGVEPGTRAVLALPPHWQTSVWLMACWAAGLVAEPVTPGSLAARSEDGAAEPFGAAAPYVLATSEEALDEVLADADAEEIVGLSLHALGAPLGHCPPGVVDYAAEVRSYGDRFAPGPGASPRAPALTVTNATLSGLDLAGAARAAVEKWELDARDRLLVDMSFATLDGVLAGLLAPLASGASVIIQRNFDKTAVNRRVSVEHVTAVAGLPGWNDASGSVRRLA; translated from the coding sequence ATGAGCGAGAGCAACGCCGGGCCGGTGGAGCTGCTGCGGCGGCGGGTGGCCGACGACCCGGCCCGGCCGCTGGTGACCTTCTACGACGACCGGACGGGCGAGCGCGTGGAACTATCCGCGCGCACGTTCGACAACTGGGTCGCCAAGACGGCGAACTTCCTGGTGGACGGCCTGGGCGTCGAGCCCGGCACCCGCGCGGTGCTGGCCCTGCCCCCGCACTGGCAGACGTCGGTGTGGCTGATGGCCTGCTGGGCGGCGGGGCTGGTGGCCGAGCCGGTGACGCCCGGCTCCCTCGCGGCGCGGTCCGAGGACGGCGCGGCCGAACCGTTCGGTGCCGCGGCGCCGTACGTCCTGGCGACGTCGGAGGAGGCGCTGGACGAGGTGCTCGCCGACGCGGACGCCGAGGAGATCGTGGGGCTGTCGCTGCACGCGCTGGGCGCTCCGCTCGGGCACTGCCCGCCGGGCGTCGTGGACTACGCGGCCGAGGTCCGCTCGTACGGCGACCGGTTCGCGCCCGGACCGGGGGCGTCGCCGCGGGCCCCCGCGCTGACTGTGACAAACGCCACACTCAGCGGCCTGGATCTGGCGGGCGCCGCGCGGGCCGCCGTCGAGAAATGGGAGCTGGACGCGCGGGACCGGCTTCTGGTTGACATGTCGTTCGCCACACTCGACGGGGTTCTGGCGGGTCTGCTCGCACCACTAGCCTCGGGTGCTTCCGTCATAATCCAACGAAACTTCGACAAAACCGCCGTAAATAGGCGGGTGTCGGTAGAGCATGTGACGGCGGTGGCCGGTCTTCCGGGGTGGAATGACGCTTCCGGGTCCGTACGCCGACTCGCCTGA
- a CDS encoding LCP family protein gives MNSNPMYMEYVDDADPEEPAPPRRGWRILGWVCIGLSAVMVIGSLTAYGLYRQAFGNIAQEDVNSKLGPDRPDKLNEAMNILMLGSDTRAGANAEYGRQMKDDPPRSDTMILLHLSPGGEQAMAISFPRDLMVQRPECEDREGKTVPGSGRVQINTAFTVGGATCVIKTLESMTDIRIDHFVQVDFSGFKNITTAVGGVPVCLPQDVDDEKSGLKLTRGKHEIEGEVALAYVRARYALGDGTDTSRIKRQQKFLGALANKVMSRGVLTNPKALLDLLNATTKSLTTDSELSVTAMMDIAQSMQGLSSGKLRFVTVPNGQDPIDKNRLALAPDAEQFFASVREDKKPPEEEKKDAGKPAAPAPTIPPSQIRVRVFNGSGTDGQAGRVSDSLEAQGFQVTVGGNAERTAATKVLYGSGAENQAKSLAALIPSKPAPAAQASGAQPGVVDLVIGTDWTDLKGGQRGIPEQQGEIRASDNICSEA, from the coding sequence ATGAACAGCAACCCGATGTACATGGAGTACGTCGACGACGCCGACCCTGAGGAACCGGCGCCGCCTCGGCGGGGCTGGCGCATCCTCGGCTGGGTGTGCATCGGCCTCTCCGCGGTCATGGTGATCGGCTCTCTCACCGCCTACGGCCTGTACCGGCAGGCGTTCGGCAACATCGCCCAGGAGGACGTCAACTCCAAGCTCGGCCCCGACCGGCCGGACAAGCTGAACGAGGCGATGAACATCCTGATGCTCGGGTCCGACACCCGCGCGGGCGCCAACGCCGAGTACGGCCGGCAGATGAAGGACGACCCGCCCCGCTCGGACACGATGATCCTGCTGCACCTGTCGCCCGGCGGCGAGCAGGCGATGGCGATCAGCTTTCCCCGCGACCTGATGGTCCAGCGTCCCGAGTGCGAGGACCGGGAGGGCAAGACGGTACCGGGCTCCGGCCGGGTCCAGATCAACACGGCGTTCACCGTCGGCGGCGCGACCTGCGTCATCAAGACGCTGGAGAGCATGACCGACATCCGCATCGACCATTTCGTCCAGGTCGACTTCAGCGGCTTCAAGAACATCACGACGGCCGTCGGCGGCGTCCCGGTGTGCCTCCCCCAGGACGTCGACGACGAGAAGTCCGGGCTGAAGCTCACCCGGGGCAAGCACGAGATCGAGGGCGAGGTCGCGCTCGCGTACGTCCGGGCCCGCTACGCCCTCGGCGACGGCACCGACACCAGCCGGATCAAGCGGCAGCAGAAGTTCCTGGGCGCACTCGCCAACAAGGTGATGAGCAGGGGCGTGCTCACCAATCCCAAGGCGCTGCTCGACCTGCTCAACGCGACCACGAAGTCCCTCACCACCGACAGCGAGCTGTCGGTGACCGCGATGATGGACATCGCGCAGAGCATGCAGGGGCTCTCGTCCGGAAAGCTGCGCTTCGTGACCGTCCCGAACGGCCAGGACCCCATCGACAAGAACCGGCTCGCCCTGGCCCCGGACGCGGAACAGTTCTTCGCGTCCGTCCGCGAGGACAAGAAGCCTCCGGAAGAGGAGAAGAAGGACGCGGGCAAGCCGGCGGCGCCCGCGCCGACGATCCCGCCGAGCCAGATCCGGGTCCGGGTCTTCAACGGCAGCGGCACCGACGGCCAGGCCGGGCGCGTCTCCGACTCGCTCGAGGCGCAGGGCTTCCAGGTCACGGTCGGCGGCAACGCCGAGCGGACAGCGGCCACCAAGGTGCTGTACGGTTCCGGTGCGGAGAACCAGGCGAAGAGCCTGGCGGCCCTCATCCCGAGCAAGCCGGCGCCCGCGGCGCAGGCCAGCGGCGCCCAGCCCGGCGTCGTCGACCTCGTCATCGGGACGGACTGGACCGACCTCAAGGGCGGCCAGCGGGGCATCCCGGAGCAGCAGGGTGAGATCCGCGCCAGCGACAACATCTGCAGCGAGGCCTGA
- a CDS encoding acyltransferase family protein: protein MDAPAVPAPAGPPPAAPRPRKQRDPFFDNAKYFAIVLVAIGHSIAYLQNVPLAKGLYLFIYMFHMPVFIVLTGYMSRNWTFSGGKARRLITAVGVPYVLFEIAYSLYDWAGTGGRLEVSLLEPYFLTWFLLALFMWRLSTPVWQQVRWPVALSLVIALLSYTGELGSTLGLHRVLGLLPFYVLGLVLRPEHFEVLKRPVARPIGAVVLAGGLGFAYLAMDRMNIDWIFWRHTHEELGVANVTGTVMRVAMFAAAITLVAAFLAVVPRRKHWFTGLGAATLYGYLLHGFLTRAMNFTDGWDIGWLNTEPGILAAVVTAAVVVTVLCTPPVVRSMRWALEPKLTWIFTPLRRPKKK, encoded by the coding sequence GTGGACGCCCCCGCGGTCCCGGCGCCCGCCGGCCCCCCGCCCGCGGCGCCCCGGCCGCGCAAGCAGCGCGACCCGTTCTTCGACAACGCGAAGTACTTCGCGATCGTGCTGGTGGCGATCGGGCACTCCATCGCCTACCTGCAGAACGTGCCGCTGGCCAAGGGCCTGTACCTGTTCATCTACATGTTCCACATGCCGGTGTTCATCGTGCTCACCGGCTACATGTCGCGGAACTGGACGTTCTCGGGCGGCAAGGCCCGGCGGCTCATCACGGCCGTCGGGGTGCCCTACGTGCTGTTCGAGATCGCCTACTCGCTCTACGACTGGGCGGGCACCGGCGGGCGGCTGGAGGTGAGCCTCCTCGAGCCCTACTTCCTCACCTGGTTCCTGCTCGCGCTGTTCATGTGGCGGCTGTCGACCCCGGTGTGGCAGCAGGTCCGCTGGCCGGTGGCGCTGTCACTGGTCATCGCGCTGCTGTCGTACACGGGCGAACTCGGCTCGACGCTCGGCCTGCACCGGGTGCTCGGGCTGCTGCCGTTCTACGTCCTCGGGCTCGTGCTCCGGCCGGAGCACTTCGAGGTGCTCAAGCGGCCGGTCGCGCGGCCCATCGGCGCGGTCGTCCTGGCCGGCGGGCTGGGGTTCGCCTACCTGGCGATGGACCGCATGAACATCGACTGGATCTTCTGGCGGCACACGCACGAGGAGCTGGGCGTCGCCAACGTCACCGGCACGGTGATGCGGGTGGCGATGTTCGCCGCCGCGATCACCCTGGTCGCCGCGTTCCTGGCGGTCGTGCCGCGCCGCAAGCACTGGTTCACCGGGCTCGGCGCCGCCACCCTGTACGGCTACCTGCTGCACGGCTTCCTGACCCGTGCGATGAACTTCACCGACGGGTGGGACATCGGCTGGCTGAACACCGAGCCCGGCATCCTGGCCGCGGTCGTGACGGCCGCCGTGGTCGTGACGGTGCTCTGCACGCCGCCGGTCGTCCGGTCCATGCGGTGGGCGCTGGAGCCGAAGCTGACCTGGATTTTCACGCCGCTCCGGCGTCCGAAGAAGAAGTAG
- a CDS encoding acyltransferase family protein, giving the protein MAVTSASPSSPSPSSGTEAPQGPAEPPGRPAGRRDAYFDNAKFCAAVLVVVGHVWANFGESHAVAAAYTVLYAFHMPVFVFISGFFSRGFMRSTDKFRSILPTLVVPYLIFIVPYRLQLVFINGADFDLHELFRPHYLMWFLVAMVFWRLSAPLWAQLRHPTTVSVVLCLIAGSWAFNADGTVARTVGLLPFFVLGLTVDPARIQWLRARWARWAGAAVLVAALPIAYVWQLGTIVPEINSDLLWWNRGYEDMDYAALEGMGLRFAAMLAALLLGAAFLAVIPRKTTWFTAMGTRTMFIYLLHGLVVKIFDYGGYFEAEALHTPAGLVAVTLSAVALGVLLGTSPVRRLFRWAVEPRVDWLLKPRQSRT; this is encoded by the coding sequence ATGGCTGTTACCTCTGCTTCCCCCAGCTCCCCGTCGCCGTCCTCCGGGACGGAGGCCCCCCAAGGCCCCGCCGAGCCCCCGGGCCGGCCGGCCGGACGCCGGGACGCCTACTTCGACAACGCGAAGTTCTGCGCGGCCGTGCTCGTCGTGGTCGGCCACGTCTGGGCCAACTTCGGCGAGAGCCACGCCGTGGCCGCGGCGTACACCGTGCTCTACGCGTTCCACATGCCGGTGTTCGTGTTCATCTCGGGCTTCTTCTCGCGCGGCTTCATGCGGTCGACCGACAAGTTCCGCAGCATCCTGCCGACGCTGGTCGTCCCGTACCTGATCTTCATCGTGCCGTACCGGCTGCAGCTCGTGTTCATCAACGGGGCGGATTTCGACCTGCACGAGCTGTTCCGCCCGCACTACCTGATGTGGTTCCTGGTCGCCATGGTGTTCTGGCGGCTGAGCGCGCCGCTGTGGGCCCAGCTGCGCCACCCGACGACCGTGTCGGTCGTACTGTGCCTGATCGCCGGGAGCTGGGCGTTCAACGCGGACGGTACGGTCGCCCGGACCGTCGGGCTGCTGCCGTTCTTCGTGCTCGGCCTGACCGTCGATCCCGCCCGCATCCAGTGGCTGCGGGCCCGGTGGGCGCGGTGGGCGGGCGCCGCCGTGCTGGTCGCGGCGCTGCCGATCGCCTACGTCTGGCAGCTCGGCACGATCGTCCCGGAGATCAACTCCGATCTGCTCTGGTGGAACCGGGGCTACGAGGACATGGACTACGCGGCCCTGGAGGGCATGGGCCTGCGCTTCGCGGCGATGCTCGCGGCCCTGCTGCTGGGCGCCGCGTTCCTCGCGGTGATCCCGCGCAAGACGACGTGGTTCACCGCGATGGGCACGCGGACGATGTTCATCTACCTCCTGCACGGCCTCGTCGTGAAAATCTTCGACTACGGCGGCTACTTCGAGGCCGAGGCGCTGCACACCCCGGCGGGCCTCGTCGCGGTGACGCTGAGCGCCGTCGCGCTGGGCGTCCTGCTCGGCACCTCGCCGGTGCGGCGGCTGTTCCGCTGGGCGGTCGAGCCCCGAGTCGACTGGCTTCTCAAGCCACGGCAAAGCAGGACGTAG
- a CDS encoding bifunctional glycosyltransferase family 2 protein/CDP-glycerol:glycerophosphate glycerophosphotransferase, with protein MSSDNNGVSENDVSLSIIVPVHKVQGYLRQCMESILEPGIPNLEVIAIDDCSPDACGLILDEFAERDSRVRVRHLTENVGLGQARNVGLDMATGDYVWFFDSDDYATEGAVRAILDRLAETRPDVLMFDYARSYWNGRVKRSIINHLFREPPAPDVFTLAERPQCLEMFTSIWNRAIRREFLIGTGLRSNSGYYEDVSITYPILMAAERISLLDRVCYIYRQRRSGAITKTASAKHFDAFDQYDRIFAFMDRLGPDADRFRPTMFNRAIWHLLVIIERPDRIVASEKQRYFTEMSAWYNRYKPQGHVPPDDEPRLADKHRAIERNDFRAWERLSGPKLTTKAKKGGRKVRKLQKRGVVRSKQVAKERYFYQMRLRMPIEENLAVFAAYWYRGYACNPAAIYEKVRELAPHIRCVWIVKPGGRKGMPEGVEYVVAGSAEYYRTIASAKYFVNNVNFPDHLVKRPGQVHLETQHGTPLKKMGLDQMEYPVGAADMDFKALIERCDRWDYLVSSNPLSSEAWERAYPCRYEMLEIGYPRNDQLVRATDKDRVRLRADLGIPEGRTAILYAPTHRDYQRRYSPMFDIGRVVEDLGDDHVLLLRAHYFYKLKDMAADLGWPEDRVIDVSKHPSVEDLSIASDALLTDYSSVMFDYANLGKPIVIYANDWETYRLTRGVNFDLTEFPPGIVARTESELVDAFVSRSAWGDAATKSLEAFRARFCPWDDGNAAERAVRRVFLGEKLPPVAAPAEASASGAASGAS; from the coding sequence GTGAGCAGTGACAACAACGGCGTCTCCGAGAACGACGTCTCGTTGAGCATCATCGTCCCGGTGCACAAGGTCCAGGGCTACCTGCGGCAGTGCATGGAGTCGATCCTCGAGCCGGGCATCCCGAACCTCGAGGTCATCGCGATCGACGACTGCTCCCCGGACGCCTGCGGGCTCATCCTCGACGAGTTCGCCGAGCGCGACTCGCGGGTGCGGGTCCGTCACCTCACCGAGAACGTCGGGCTCGGCCAGGCCCGCAACGTCGGGCTCGACATGGCGACGGGCGACTACGTCTGGTTCTTCGACAGCGACGACTACGCCACCGAGGGCGCCGTCCGCGCGATCCTCGACCGGCTCGCCGAGACGCGCCCGGACGTCCTGATGTTCGACTACGCGCGCTCGTACTGGAACGGCCGGGTCAAGCGCAGCATCATCAACCACCTGTTCCGGGAGCCGCCCGCGCCGGACGTGTTCACGCTCGCCGAGCGTCCGCAGTGCCTGGAGATGTTCACCTCGATCTGGAACCGGGCGATCCGCCGCGAGTTCCTGATCGGCACCGGGCTGCGGTCCAACAGCGGCTACTACGAGGACGTCAGCATCACCTACCCGATCCTGATGGCGGCCGAGCGGATCAGCCTCCTGGACCGGGTCTGCTACATCTACCGGCAGCGCCGGAGCGGCGCGATCACCAAGACGGCGAGCGCCAAGCACTTCGACGCGTTCGACCAGTACGACCGCATCTTCGCGTTCATGGACCGGCTGGGCCCGGACGCGGACCGGTTCCGGCCCACGATGTTCAACCGGGCGATCTGGCACCTGCTCGTCATCATCGAGCGGCCCGACCGCATCGTCGCGTCGGAGAAGCAGCGCTACTTCACCGAGATGTCCGCCTGGTACAACCGGTACAAGCCGCAGGGGCACGTCCCGCCGGACGACGAGCCGCGCCTGGCCGACAAGCACCGGGCGATCGAGCGCAACGACTTCCGGGCGTGGGAGCGGCTCAGCGGGCCGAAGCTGACGACGAAGGCGAAGAAGGGCGGGCGCAAGGTCCGCAAGCTGCAGAAGCGCGGCGTCGTCCGCTCCAAGCAGGTCGCGAAGGAGCGGTACTTCTACCAGATGCGGCTGCGGATGCCGATCGAGGAGAACCTCGCCGTCTTCGCCGCCTACTGGTACCGCGGCTACGCCTGCAACCCCGCCGCGATCTACGAGAAGGTGCGGGAACTGGCCCCGCACATCCGCTGCGTGTGGATCGTGAAGCCCGGCGGCCGCAAGGGCATGCCCGAGGGCGTGGAGTACGTGGTGGCGGGGTCGGCGGAGTACTACCGGACGATCGCCTCGGCCAAGTACTTCGTCAACAACGTCAACTTCCCCGACCACCTCGTCAAGCGGCCGGGGCAGGTGCACCTGGAGACCCAGCACGGGACGCCGCTGAAGAAGATGGGCCTCGACCAGATGGAGTACCCGGTCGGCGCCGCCGACATGGACTTCAAGGCCCTCATCGAGCGATGCGACCGCTGGGACTACCTCGTCTCGTCCAACCCGCTGTCCAGCGAGGCGTGGGAGCGGGCGTACCCGTGCCGCTACGAGATGCTGGAGATCGGCTACCCGCGCAACGACCAGCTGGTCCGCGCCACCGACAAGGACCGGGTGCGGCTGCGCGCCGACCTCGGCATCCCCGAGGGCAGGACGGCGATCCTGTACGCGCCGACGCACCGCGACTACCAGCGCCGCTACAGCCCCATGTTCGACATCGGGCGGGTCGTCGAGGATCTCGGCGACGACCACGTCCTGCTGCTGCGGGCGCACTACTTCTACAAGCTCAAGGACATGGCCGCCGACCTGGGCTGGCCCGAGGACCGGGTGATCGACGTGTCGAAGCACCCGTCGGTCGAGGACCTGTCCATCGCGTCGGACGCGCTGCTCACCGACTACTCGTCGGTGATGTTCGACTACGCCAACCTCGGCAAGCCGATCGTGATCTACGCCAACGACTGGGAGACCTACCGGCTCACCCGGGGCGTGAACTTCGACCTGACCGAGTTCCCGCCCGGCATCGTCGCCCGCACCGAGTCCGAACTCGTCGACGCGTTCGTCTCGCGGTCGGCGTGGGGCGACGCGGCGACGAAGAGCCTGGAGGCCTTCCGCGCCCGTTTCTGCCCGTGGGACGACGGCAACGCGGCCGAGCGGGCCGTGCGCCGCGTCTTCCTCGGCGAGAAGCTCCCGCCGGTCGCCGCCCCCGCGGAGGCGTCCGCGTCCGGCGCCGCCTCCGGCGCGTCCTGA